A single window of Microbispora hainanensis DNA harbors:
- a CDS encoding TetR/AcrR family transcriptional regulator gives MGRTSDAKEKILGAARTLIELRGYSALGVAEICKAAGVPKGSFYYFFETKEALALAVIDEHWADQERDWRRILSGEGEPLARLRRLFEATQAVQRAGQQNCGTVSGCMFGNLTLEMSNQTEAIRGRLQEIFEAQVDMIEAVVVEAKARGDVAVADTREAARSVVAQLEGHVLFAKLYNDTQRLGPLWANCLALLGARAEMAHGL, from the coding sequence ATGGGACGGACCAGCGATGCCAAGGAGAAGATCCTCGGCGCCGCCCGGACGCTCATCGAGCTGCGTGGTTACTCCGCCCTGGGGGTGGCGGAGATCTGCAAGGCGGCCGGTGTGCCCAAGGGCAGCTTCTACTACTTCTTCGAGACCAAGGAAGCCCTCGCTCTGGCGGTCATCGACGAGCACTGGGCCGACCAGGAGCGGGACTGGAGGCGGATCCTGTCCGGCGAGGGGGAGCCGCTGGCACGTCTGCGCCGGCTGTTCGAGGCGACCCAGGCCGTCCAACGTGCCGGGCAGCAGAACTGCGGCACCGTCTCGGGCTGCATGTTCGGCAATCTCACGCTGGAGATGAGCAACCAGACCGAAGCCATCCGCGGACGGCTGCAGGAGATCTTCGAGGCGCAGGTCGACATGATCGAGGCGGTCGTCGTCGAGGCCAAGGCTCGTGGGGATGTCGCCGTGGCCGACACCCGGGAGGCCGCGCGGTCGGTGGTGGCCCAGTTGGAGGGGCACGTTCTGTTCGCCAAGCTCTACAACGACACGCAGCGGCTCGGTCCCCTGTGGGCCAACTGCCTGGCGCTGCTCGGCGCCCGCGCCGAGATGGCCCACGGTCTCTGA
- a CDS encoding YybH family protein — protein sequence MTSDIDRETILRDVLDQWRAGVGAHEPQRVAALFTEDAIFQGLRPYTVGRPGIAAYYDSQPPGLTAAYRILETTAPADGLVLGYLAVDFSFTDRPALHVYLSVLVKRTEEGWRIGHYQVSRL from the coding sequence ATGACCAGCGACATCGACAGGGAAACGATCCTCAGGGACGTCCTCGACCAGTGGAGAGCCGGCGTCGGCGCCCACGAACCGCAGCGGGTCGCCGCCCTGTTCACGGAGGACGCGATCTTCCAGGGGCTGCGCCCCTACACCGTCGGGAGGCCGGGGATCGCCGCCTACTACGACTCCCAGCCGCCCGGGCTGACGGCGGCGTACCGCATCCTGGAGACCACGGCCCCCGCCGACGGCCTCGTCCTCGGCTACCTGGCCGTCGACTTCTCCTTCACCGACCGTCCCGCCCTGCACGTCTATCTCAGCGTGCTGGTGAAGCGGACGGAGGAGGGCTGGCGCATCGGCCACTACCAGGTCTCCCGCCTGTGA
- a CDS encoding helix-turn-helix domain-containing protein codes for MPANHRHPPNRRLAWERLQRGWSYEELCERIRASMRSCDEKDTGLTANTVRRWETGERWPDPRYRKHLVTIFDKPASELGLLTPDEMAMRPVTEVVDEIRRLLSMIVAEGIDRSTFLRGIFGAGVLAPLLGEGGERLPAAVERGRGVDAESAEAFARVVDKQAALYWTSPPDDIFQASVAHTRLGMSLLRSAPEGAVRQTLAEAAARSALLSGRVAFFDLDDGPTAARLYRMALSATRECGDHPLAAAVLAHAAFVPGFAGNRTDALGLLDAAFAHAWHGVGPLTRAWLHCVASEISARCGEPKECMRHIDRADQMVDAGGDDPKWLDFFERARLDGFAGYSALTAGHHEEAARRLRKALDDLGPNGGKQRSVLLADLAAAHAPTDGDQAAEHLRQAVDALDDQWYAIGHDRVRRVLQVLPPAAQTRALDERLTDLGRSRHPELTM; via the coding sequence ATGCCGGCCAACCACCGCCATCCGCCGAACCGCCGGCTCGCGTGGGAACGCCTGCAGCGCGGGTGGTCCTACGAGGAGCTGTGCGAGCGCATCCGCGCGTCCATGCGGTCATGCGACGAGAAGGACACCGGCCTGACGGCCAACACGGTGCGACGGTGGGAGACCGGCGAGCGGTGGCCGGATCCGCGTTACCGCAAGCACCTCGTGACGATTTTCGACAAGCCCGCGAGCGAGCTGGGACTGCTCACCCCCGACGAGATGGCCATGCGGCCGGTCACGGAGGTGGTGGACGAGATACGGAGGCTGCTGAGCATGATCGTCGCAGAAGGCATCGACCGCTCCACGTTCCTGCGGGGGATCTTCGGCGCGGGCGTGCTCGCTCCGCTCCTCGGCGAGGGCGGCGAACGTCTTCCCGCGGCGGTGGAACGAGGACGCGGAGTCGACGCCGAGTCGGCCGAGGCGTTCGCCCGGGTCGTCGACAAGCAGGCCGCCCTCTATTGGACCTCGCCGCCGGACGACATCTTCCAGGCGTCGGTCGCGCACACCCGGCTCGGCATGAGCCTGCTGCGTTCGGCGCCGGAGGGAGCGGTCAGGCAGACGCTGGCCGAGGCCGCCGCGCGTTCGGCCCTGCTGTCGGGCAGGGTCGCCTTCTTCGACCTCGATGACGGCCCCACCGCTGCGCGGCTGTACCGGATGGCCCTGTCGGCCACCCGGGAGTGCGGCGACCATCCGCTCGCCGCCGCCGTGCTCGCCCACGCGGCGTTCGTGCCGGGGTTCGCGGGCAACCGTACGGACGCCCTGGGCCTGCTGGACGCGGCGTTCGCGCACGCCTGGCACGGCGTCGGCCCGCTCACCCGGGCGTGGCTGCACTGCGTGGCGTCGGAGATCTCGGCCCGCTGCGGCGAGCCGAAGGAGTGCATGCGCCACATCGACCGCGCCGACCAGATGGTGGACGCGGGCGGCGACGACCCCAAGTGGCTGGACTTCTTCGAGCGGGCGAGGCTCGACGGGTTCGCCGGCTACAGCGCGCTGACGGCGGGCCACCACGAGGAGGCGGCCCGCAGGCTGCGCAAGGCGCTCGACGACCTGGGCCCGAACGGCGGCAAGCAGCGCTCGGTGCTGCTCGCCGACCTCGCCGCCGCCCACGCCCCCACCGACGGCGACCAGGCCGCCGAACATCTCAGGCAGGCGGTCGACGCGCTGGACGACCAGTGGTACGCGATCGGGCATGACCGGGTCCGCCGCGTGCTGCAGGTCCTGCCGCCCGCCGCCCAGACGCGGGCGCTGGACGAACGGCTGACCGACCTCGGCCGGTCGCGGCACCCCGAACTTACGATGTGA
- a CDS encoding LacI family DNA-binding transcriptional regulator has product MTIADVARLAGVSRQTVSNALNSPDVVREETRQRVLRAVEELGYRVNQAARQMRTGRSRLIAIRIEPDRDGINGSVLDRFLHGLTESAARSGYRVLLYTADDDRAEVDTFEDLLGAYEPDAFVLTSTHHGDLRTAWLQDHKVPFVTFGRPWSADSPEHLWVDVDGAAGTAAATRHLLDAGHRAIGFLGWPSGSGVGDDRREGWARTLTAAGVDPTGLSRATSDEVADGEKAAYDLLRSDLGVTALVCASDSLALGALHAARSPGLAWRPGRGPGGGAAERPVAVIGFDDTPVAKAVGLTSLSQPLAQAAAHCVALLTTLLDGQADPGEPPANVLLEPSLVVRQSA; this is encoded by the coding sequence GTGACAATCGCCGACGTGGCCCGGCTCGCCGGCGTATCACGCCAGACGGTCTCGAACGCCCTGAACAGCCCCGATGTCGTCCGCGAGGAGACCAGGCAGCGGGTGCTGCGCGCGGTTGAGGAGCTGGGCTACCGGGTCAACCAGGCCGCCCGCCAGATGCGCACCGGCCGGTCCCGGCTGATCGCCATCCGGATCGAGCCCGACCGCGACGGCATCAACGGCTCGGTGCTCGACCGCTTCCTGCACGGCCTGACCGAGTCGGCCGCGCGGTCCGGCTACCGGGTGCTGCTCTACACGGCCGACGACGACCGGGCCGAGGTCGACACGTTCGAGGACCTGCTCGGCGCGTACGAGCCCGACGCGTTCGTGCTGACCAGCACCCACCACGGCGACCTGCGTACGGCCTGGCTGCAGGACCACAAGGTGCCGTTCGTCACCTTCGGCCGCCCCTGGAGCGCGGACTCCCCGGAGCACCTGTGGGTGGACGTGGACGGCGCGGCGGGCACGGCCGCCGCCACCCGGCACCTGCTCGACGCGGGCCACCGCGCGATCGGCTTCCTCGGCTGGCCGTCCGGCTCCGGGGTCGGCGACGACCGCCGCGAAGGGTGGGCGCGCACGCTCACCGCGGCGGGCGTCGACCCCACCGGCCTGAGCCGGGCCACCAGCGACGAGGTCGCCGACGGCGAGAAGGCCGCCTACGACCTGCTGCGGTCGGATCTCGGGGTGACCGCGCTGGTGTGCGCCAGCGACTCGCTCGCGCTCGGCGCGCTGCACGCCGCCCGCTCCCCCGGCCTCGCCTGGCGGCCCGGCAGAGGGCCCGGCGGCGGCGCGGCGGAACGGCCGGTCGCGGTGATCGGCTTCGACGACACGCCGGTGGCCAAGGCCGTCGGCCTGACCAGCCTGAGCCAGCCGCTGGCGCAGGCCGCCGCGCACTGCGTGGCGCTCCTCACCACACTCCTCGACGGCCAGGCCGACCCCGGCGAACCGCCGGCGAACGTGCTGCTCGAACCCTCGCTGGTCGTCCGCCAGTCGGCGTGA
- a CDS encoding carbohydrate ABC transporter permease has translation MTVKRRDSRSLASTFAGYFVLVFFALVFLYPFVIQVANSFKTEPDAAANALSPVPHPFSTSGYEKVFLNTDLPLWLGNSVLVTILVTAGRVLLCSMAGYALARIRFRGRKALFSAVIGVMAVPPVVLFVPKFLVLNQFGLYDSYTALVLPLIVDAAGVFIMKQFFESVPVSVEEAARIDGAGVWRTFWSVVLPMARPALITLTIISFQGSWNEFAHTLVAVQSPELFTLPRGIADLVSGSLGKGTQYPLKLGAAVLATIPVAVIFVVFQRYFVRGANEGAEKG, from the coding sequence GTGACCGTGAAACGCCGGGACTCCCGCTCGCTCGCCTCCACCTTCGCGGGCTACTTCGTGCTGGTCTTCTTCGCGCTGGTCTTCCTCTATCCGTTCGTGATCCAGGTCGCGAACTCGTTCAAGACCGAGCCGGACGCCGCGGCCAACGCGCTGTCGCCCGTCCCCCATCCCTTCTCCACCAGCGGTTACGAGAAGGTCTTCCTCAACACCGACCTGCCGCTGTGGCTGGGCAACTCGGTGCTGGTGACGATCCTGGTCACCGCCGGGCGGGTGCTGCTGTGCTCGATGGCCGGGTACGCGCTGGCGCGCATCCGCTTCCGCGGCCGCAAGGCGCTGTTCTCCGCCGTCATCGGGGTCATGGCCGTGCCGCCCGTGGTGCTGTTCGTGCCGAAGTTCCTCGTGCTCAACCAGTTCGGCCTGTACGACAGTTACACGGCGCTGGTGCTGCCCCTGATCGTGGACGCCGCGGGCGTCTTCATCATGAAGCAGTTCTTCGAATCGGTCCCGGTGAGCGTGGAGGAGGCCGCGCGCATCGACGGCGCGGGGGTGTGGCGGACGTTCTGGTCGGTGGTGCTGCCGATGGCGCGACCGGCCCTGATCACCCTCACGATCATCTCCTTCCAGGGGAGCTGGAACGAGTTCGCGCACACCCTCGTGGCGGTGCAGAGCCCGGAGCTGTTCACGCTGCCGCGCGGCATCGCCGACCTGGTCAGCGGCTCGCTCGGCAAGGGCACGCAGTATCCGCTCAAGCTCGGCGCCGCCGTGCTCGCCACCATCCCGGTGGCGGTCATCTTCGTGGTGTTCCAGCGCTACTTCGTACGCGGGGCCAACGAGGGCGCGGAGAAGGGCTGA
- a CDS encoding sugar ABC transporter permease has translation MADTVADTVADTAPVPAPGAPRAPRPGPRLSAAVRENIAGWLFVAPVVVILGLFLLLPILMAMWVSLTDWNGQGSPFRSGVPFVGMENYTRLFTEDGLARQDFMTSIRNNFYYVVIVVPAQTVLALGLALIVNSRMLKGKTFFRAAFFFPSVTSSVAISVVFLFIFANSGAVTSLLKVFGIDGPQWFSDSRGVLHLLLGGLGLADPDNPPAALTSGGPFGLSWWEWLSGPSVAMCTIIMLVVWTTSGTFMLMFLAALQDIPVTLEEAGMLDGAGRWQRFRHITLPLLKPTLFLVLTLGLIATWQVFDQVYVMSQGNPAKTTLTPAFLSYQTAFRSFEYGSGTAISFVLFAIIVVLALLQRWIMRDRDPARRTRRS, from the coding sequence GTGGCCGACACCGTGGCCGACACCGTGGCCGACACCGCACCCGTCCCCGCGCCCGGCGCCCCACGGGCCCCGCGGCCCGGGCCCCGGCTGAGCGCGGCCGTACGGGAGAACATCGCGGGCTGGCTGTTCGTGGCGCCGGTGGTGGTGATCCTGGGCCTGTTCCTGCTGCTGCCGATCCTGATGGCGATGTGGGTCAGCCTCACCGACTGGAACGGCCAGGGCAGCCCGTTCCGCTCGGGCGTGCCGTTCGTCGGGATGGAGAACTACACCCGGCTGTTCACCGAGGACGGCCTGGCCCGCCAGGACTTCATGACCAGCATCCGCAACAACTTCTACTATGTCGTGATCGTCGTGCCGGCCCAGACGGTGCTGGCGCTGGGGCTCGCCCTGATCGTGAACAGCAGGATGCTGAAGGGAAAGACGTTCTTCCGCGCCGCGTTCTTCTTCCCCTCGGTCACCAGCTCGGTGGCGATCAGCGTGGTGTTCCTGTTCATCTTCGCCAACTCCGGCGCGGTGACCAGCCTGCTGAAGGTGTTCGGGATCGACGGGCCGCAGTGGTTCTCCGACTCGCGGGGCGTGCTCCACCTGCTGCTCGGCGGGCTCGGCCTGGCCGACCCCGACAATCCGCCGGCGGCGCTGACGAGCGGCGGGCCGTTCGGGCTGTCGTGGTGGGAGTGGCTGTCCGGGCCGAGCGTGGCGATGTGCACGATCATCATGCTGGTCGTCTGGACGACGTCGGGCACGTTCATGCTGATGTTCCTGGCCGCGCTCCAGGACATCCCGGTCACGCTGGAGGAGGCCGGCATGCTCGACGGCGCCGGGCGCTGGCAGCGGTTCCGGCACATCACGCTCCCGCTGCTGAAGCCCACGCTGTTCCTGGTGCTGACGCTCGGCCTCATCGCGACCTGGCAGGTCTTCGACCAGGTCTACGTGATGAGCCAGGGCAACCCGGCCAAGACCACCCTCACCCCGGCCTTCCTGTCGTATCAGACGGCCTTCCGCAGCTTCGAGTACGGCTCGGGGACGGCCATCTCGTTCGTGCTGTTCGCCATCATCGTCGTGCTCGCGCTGCTCCAGCGGTGGATCATGCGCGACCGCGACCCCGCCCGCCGTACGAGGAGGTCGTGA
- a CDS encoding SDR family NAD(P)-dependent oxidoreductase — MSIPQQKVALVTGASQGIGAALVTAYRKLGYAVVAVSRTISPSDDPGVIAVQGDVADLATAERAIATAVERFGRVDTLVNNAGIFVAKPFTDYTADDYSAVTRVNLDGFFHITQLAIARMLTQGGGHVVTITTSLVDNADSRVPSVLASLTKGGLQSATKSLAIEYATRGIRVNAVSPGSIKTPMHPEETHQALAALQPVGRMGEPGDVADAVVYLETAPFVTGEILHVDGGMSAGH, encoded by the coding sequence ATGAGCATTCCGCAGCAGAAGGTCGCCCTCGTCACCGGCGCGTCGCAGGGCATCGGCGCCGCACTGGTCACGGCCTACCGCAAGCTGGGCTACGCCGTCGTCGCCGTCTCACGCACGATCTCGCCCTCCGACGACCCCGGCGTCATCGCCGTCCAGGGCGACGTCGCCGACCTCGCCACCGCCGAACGCGCCATCGCCACGGCAGTCGAGCGGTTCGGCCGGGTGGACACCCTGGTCAACAACGCGGGCATCTTCGTCGCCAAGCCGTTCACCGACTACACCGCCGACGACTACAGCGCGGTGACCAGGGTGAACCTCGACGGCTTCTTCCACATCACCCAGCTCGCCATCGCGCGCATGCTGACCCAGGGTGGCGGCCACGTCGTCACCATCACCACCAGCCTGGTCGACAACGCCGACTCCCGGGTGCCGTCCGTGCTGGCCTCGCTGACCAAGGGCGGCCTGCAGTCCGCGACCAAGTCGCTCGCCATCGAGTACGCCACGCGCGGCATCCGCGTCAACGCCGTCTCGCCGGGCTCCATCAAGACCCCCATGCACCCGGAGGAGACCCACCAGGCCCTCGCGGCGCTGCAGCCGGTGGGCCGGATGGGCGAGCCGGGCGACGTCGCGGACGCGGTCGTCTACCTGGAGACCGCCCCCTTCGTGACCGGCGAGATCCTCCACGTCGACGGCGGTATGAGCGCCGGCCACTGA
- a CDS encoding oxidoreductase: protein MTGRVWLITGCSAGFGRELAEAALAAGDRVMATARRPETLADLVEAGGDRVRAARLDVTDAASIDAAVAGTLSAFGRIDVVVNNAGYGSVGAVEEIDMADLRALMEVMFFGAVAVTKAVLPHLRRQGSGTIVQMSSMGGQLSMPGFGAYCAAKFALEGLSEALAAEVAPFGVRVLIVEPGVFRTEFGGHRMHRSEPIDAYEMSAGATRAFVDRMDGTQPGDPAKAAQAILQVVDHADPPLRLALGDDAVDAIRAHHESLRADLDQWEKLSRATSL, encoded by the coding sequence ATGACAGGACGGGTGTGGTTGATCACCGGATGCTCGGCGGGCTTCGGCCGGGAGTTGGCCGAGGCCGCGCTGGCGGCGGGAGACCGGGTGATGGCGACCGCGCGACGGCCCGAGACGCTGGCGGACCTGGTCGAAGCCGGTGGCGATCGGGTGCGCGCGGCGCGGCTGGACGTCACCGACGCCGCGTCGATCGACGCCGCGGTGGCCGGGACCCTGTCGGCCTTCGGCCGGATCGACGTCGTGGTGAACAACGCCGGCTACGGGTCCGTGGGGGCCGTCGAAGAGATCGACATGGCCGACCTGCGTGCGCTGATGGAGGTCATGTTCTTCGGGGCGGTGGCCGTGACCAAGGCCGTCCTGCCGCATCTGCGCCGGCAGGGGAGCGGGACGATCGTGCAGATGAGCTCGATGGGCGGGCAGCTCAGCATGCCGGGGTTCGGCGCCTACTGCGCCGCCAAGTTCGCCCTGGAGGGATTGTCGGAGGCGCTCGCCGCCGAGGTCGCGCCCTTCGGCGTACGGGTGCTGATCGTGGAGCCGGGGGTGTTCCGCACCGAGTTCGGCGGCCACCGCATGCACCGCTCGGAGCCCATCGACGCCTACGAGATGTCGGCGGGCGCGACCCGGGCGTTCGTGGACCGGATGGACGGCACCCAGCCCGGAGACCCGGCCAAGGCGGCGCAGGCGATCCTCCAGGTCGTCGACCACGCCGACCCTCCGCTGCGGCTCGCCCTGGGCGACGACGCGGTGGACGCCATCCGCGCCCACCACGAGTCGCTCCGCGCCGACCTGGACCAATGGGAGAAGCTCAGCCGGGCCACGAGCCTCTAG
- a CDS encoding LysR family transcriptional regulator produces the protein MELRQLRYFVAVAEELNFGRAARRLLIAGPSLSQQIKALERDLGVRLFDRDRRSVSLTPAGFALLSDARALLERADDFRHRARRLAGSEPVRLGYVNWLPPDLTARTAAAAQVHVDAWVAPSHTQAARVAEGGLDLAICWLRTGDLERHGLHAQLIGADRLYAVATGGDTTEVPARETGILLDADTTSWSSWNAYAEELAGETGATAVRISDGGITGPGFFDHVRRCRRPIVNSPKGQTTPLPPDLVRRPVVAPEIYWTWSVVWRRTEVRGSVLAVVEALRADGHFGIDGPDAWLPKDDPHRRQARLAEL, from the coding sequence ATGGAGCTGCGCCAGTTGCGGTATTTCGTCGCGGTCGCCGAGGAGCTGAACTTCGGCAGAGCCGCCAGGCGCCTGCTCATCGCCGGCCCTTCCCTGTCCCAGCAGATCAAGGCGCTGGAGCGCGACCTGGGCGTGCGCCTGTTCGACCGGGATCGCCGCTCGGTGTCCCTCACCCCCGCCGGTTTCGCCCTGCTGTCCGACGCCCGGGCCCTGCTGGAGCGCGCCGACGACTTCCGGCACCGGGCCCGCCGGCTGGCCGGATCGGAACCGGTGCGGCTCGGCTACGTCAACTGGCTGCCCCCTGACCTGACCGCGCGTACGGCAGCGGCGGCGCAGGTCCACGTCGACGCCTGGGTCGCGCCCTCGCACACCCAGGCCGCCAGGGTCGCCGAAGGCGGCCTGGACCTCGCGATCTGCTGGCTGCGCACCGGCGATCTGGAACGGCACGGCCTGCACGCTCAGCTCATCGGCGCCGACCGCCTCTACGCCGTGGCCACCGGCGGGGACACCACCGAGGTCCCCGCCCGCGAGACCGGCATCCTGCTCGACGCCGACACCACCTCCTGGTCGTCCTGGAACGCGTACGCCGAGGAGCTGGCCGGCGAGACCGGGGCCACCGCGGTCCGCATCTCCGACGGCGGCATCACCGGCCCGGGGTTCTTCGATCACGTGCGCCGCTGCCGCCGTCCGATCGTCAACTCGCCCAAGGGCCAGACCACTCCGTTGCCGCCGGACCTCGTACGGCGCCCGGTCGTCGCGCCGGAGATCTACTGGACCTGGTCGGTGGTGTGGCGCCGCACCGAGGTACGCGGCTCGGTGCTCGCCGTCGTGGAGGCGCTCCGCGCCGACGGCCACTTCGGGATCGACGGCCCGGACGCCTGGCTGCCCAAGGACGATCCGCACCGTCGCCAGGCCAGGCTCGCGGAGCTTTAG
- a CDS encoding LysR family transcriptional regulator, whose protein sequence is MTPELRHLRYFVAVAEHLSFTVAARELHIAQQSLSQQIAALEHALGGRLFDRDTRGTRLTEVGRMFLPEARAVLTHADAALETTRRAVRGEIGRLRVALLISTAHPARDRQAVRNLLGVAADLAASVDLTEAG, encoded by the coding sequence GTGACCCCCGAGCTGCGCCATCTGCGGTATTTCGTCGCCGTGGCCGAGCATCTGAGCTTCACCGTCGCCGCGCGGGAGCTGCACATCGCCCAGCAGTCGCTGTCGCAGCAGATCGCGGCGCTCGAACACGCCCTCGGCGGGCGGCTGTTCGACCGCGACACCCGGGGCACGCGTCTGACCGAGGTCGGCCGTATGTTCCTGCCCGAGGCGCGGGCCGTTCTCACGCACGCGGACGCGGCCCTGGAGACCACCCGCAGGGCGGTGCGCGGCGAGATCGGCAGGCTCCGGGTGGCCTTACTCATCTCGACCGCGCACCCCGCCCGCGACCGCCAGGCCGTACGGAACCTGCTCGGCGTGGCGGCGGACCTGGCCGCCTCGGTCGACCTCACCGAGGCCGGGTGA
- a CDS encoding extracellular solute-binding protein, which translates to MKNRTVRTAVLGAAGAALLATAACGSGFDDDKAASPAQQSAGPADLQILIGSSGDAETTAVKDAAAAWAKKSGSTATVTPAQDLAQQLGQAFAGDNPPDVFYVDASRFADYASVGALEPYAGKLSDASDFYPSLRATFTYNGTFYCAPKDFSTLALVINDDMWAKAGLGEGDVPTTWDQLRSVSEKLKAKGMTPLAVADTRDRIGAFMVQAGGWITSPDGKQATADSPENLTALQYVQSLLKDKLAQFPSQLDAGWGGEAFGKGKAAMTIEGNWIKGALKADFPDVKYSVHELPAGPKGKGTLSFTNCWGISAKSKFKQQAIDFVEAMTTVDQQMAFARAFGVMPSRQSAKDAYTQEFPADAPFVNGADYAQGPVNAPKMDSVLADFDTGIQKLTSSDPKALLERVQKNTQAALG; encoded by the coding sequence ATGAAGAACAGAACCGTACGTACGGCGGTGCTCGGCGCCGCCGGCGCCGCTCTCCTCGCCACGGCCGCCTGCGGCAGCGGTTTCGACGACGACAAGGCGGCCTCTCCCGCCCAGCAGAGCGCCGGCCCTGCCGACCTGCAGATCCTCATCGGCTCCTCGGGCGACGCGGAGACCACCGCGGTGAAGGACGCCGCCGCGGCCTGGGCGAAGAAGTCCGGCTCGACGGCGACCGTGACCCCGGCGCAGGACCTCGCCCAGCAGCTCGGCCAGGCGTTCGCGGGCGACAACCCGCCCGACGTGTTCTACGTGGACGCCTCCCGGTTCGCCGACTACGCCAGCGTGGGCGCGCTGGAGCCGTACGCCGGCAAGCTGTCCGACGCGTCGGACTTCTACCCGAGCCTGCGCGCCACGTTCACGTACAACGGCACGTTCTACTGCGCGCCGAAGGACTTCTCCACCCTCGCCCTCGTGATCAACGACGACATGTGGGCCAAGGCCGGGCTGGGCGAGGGCGACGTGCCCACGACCTGGGACCAGCTCAGGTCGGTGAGCGAGAAGCTCAAGGCCAAGGGCATGACGCCGCTCGCGGTCGCCGACACCCGCGACCGGATCGGCGCGTTCATGGTGCAGGCGGGCGGCTGGATCACCAGCCCCGACGGCAAGCAGGCGACGGCCGACAGCCCCGAGAACCTCACGGCCCTGCAGTACGTCCAGTCGCTGCTCAAGGACAAGCTCGCCCAGTTCCCGAGCCAGCTCGACGCGGGCTGGGGCGGCGAGGCGTTCGGCAAGGGCAAGGCCGCGATGACCATCGAGGGCAACTGGATCAAGGGCGCGCTCAAGGCCGACTTCCCCGACGTGAAATACAGCGTGCACGAGCTTCCGGCCGGCCCCAAGGGCAAGGGCACCCTGTCGTTCACCAACTGCTGGGGCATCTCGGCGAAGAGCAAATTCAAGCAGCAGGCGATCGACTTCGTCGAGGCGATGACCACCGTCGACCAGCAGATGGCCTTCGCCCGGGCCTTCGGGGTCATGCCCTCGCGGCAGTCGGCGAAGGACGCCTACACCCAGGAGTTCCCCGCCGACGCCCCGTTCGTGAACGGCGCCGACTACGCCCAGGGCCCGGTCAACGCGCCGAAGATGGACAGCGTCCTGGCCGACTTCGACACCGGCATCCAGAAGCTCACCTCCAGTGACCCCAAGGCGCTGCTGGAGCGCGTGCAGAAGAACACCCAGGCCGCCCTCGGCTGA
- a CDS encoding HAD family hydrolase, which produces MRLEAVFFDVGETLVDESREYGTWADWLGVPRHTFSAVFGAVIARGGDYRETFQYFRPGFDLHVERERRAAAGQAETFGEENLYPDARPCMAELREMGLRVGLAGNQTSRAETILRALDLPVDVIGTSDGWGVEKPDASFFDRVVTEAGCPAESVLYVGDRLDNDIRPAQKAGLRTALVRRGPWGHILRDEPVERACLFHVDSLAELPALIRKHNGD; this is translated from the coding sequence ATGCGGTTGGAAGCGGTCTTCTTCGACGTCGGAGAGACCCTGGTGGACGAATCCCGCGAATACGGCACCTGGGCCGACTGGCTGGGCGTTCCGCGGCACACCTTCTCCGCCGTGTTCGGGGCCGTGATCGCACGCGGCGGCGACTACCGGGAGACCTTCCAGTATTTCCGGCCCGGGTTCGACCTCCACGTCGAACGGGAGCGCCGGGCCGCGGCGGGCCAGGCCGAGACGTTCGGCGAGGAGAACCTCTACCCCGACGCCCGCCCCTGCATGGCCGAGTTACGGGAGATGGGGCTGCGCGTCGGCCTCGCCGGCAACCAGACCTCCCGCGCCGAGACCATCCTGCGCGCTCTCGACCTGCCCGTCGACGTGATCGGCACCTCCGACGGCTGGGGGGTGGAGAAACCGGACGCGTCCTTCTTCGACCGCGTGGTGACGGAGGCCGGCTGCCCGGCGGAGTCCGTCCTCTACGTGGGCGACCGCCTCGACAACGACATCCGGCCCGCCCAGAAGGCCGGGCTGCGCACCGCCCTCGTACGGCGGGGGCCCTGGGGCCACATCCTCCGCGACGAGCCGGTGGAACGGGCGTGCCTGTTCCACGTCGACTCGCTGGCCGAGCTGCCCGCCCTGATCCGCAAGCACAACGGCGACTGA